The Mangrovimonas cancribranchiae nucleotide sequence TCTTGGCGCGAAGATAGTAGTAATGCCTCAACAAAATATTTGCGAAATAGCTTACGTCACGAGGTTATTCCAAAATTAAAAGCCCTAAACCCTACGTTTTTACAAAATTTTCAAAAAACACAACATTATCTACAAGAAAGTGAAACTATTATTCAAGATAGAGTAGACGCTGTGTATAATGCGGTTGTTGATAAGGTTTCTGAAGAAACTATTTATTTTAATATTGAAAAAATTCAAGCACTATCAAGCCCTAAAGCCTATTTATATCAAATATTATCACCTTACGGATTCTCAGAATGGAACGATGTTATAAATTTACTTACAGCCCAATCAGGTAAACAAGTATTATCCGAAAATTACACGTTATTAAAGGATCGAGATTATCTTATTTTGTCAAAAAACAGCAATCTAAGTAACGAGAAACTAAAACTTCAAATTAAGGAAGGCCAAAATAACATGATAACTCCCTTAGGAAAGTTGTCGTTTCAAGAAGTTGAACATATTACCAAAACAACAGCAAATATTATTTACATTGATAAAGATTTGTTAAAATACCCGTTGTGTGTAAGACAATGGCAAAAAGGCGACTATTTTTATCCCTTTGGAATGCGTGGTAAAAAAAAAGTAAGCAAATACTTAAAAGATGAGAAAGTGTCCTTACTTGAAAAAGAACGTATTTTGGTACTTTGTTCTGGCAACGATATTGTTTGGATTATTGGGTATCGTGCCGACAACAGATATAAAGTAACGCAACAAACTAAACAAGTTATAAAAATTCAATTGCAATAAATATGAAGTCATTTTTAGCAACATTAATCTTAACTTTTGTTACCTTTTTTAATGTTCAATCCCAAATTTTAGAACCCGTAACATGGACTCATGAAGTTAAGAAAACTTCAGAAAGCGCATACGAACTTATTTTTAAAGCCGATATAGAAGACCATTGGCATTTGTATTCACAACATCTTCCAGAAGACGGGCCATTACCAACAGAGTTTCTTTTCGATTCTACACAAGTCGATAAAAGCTTTAAGCTTATAGGAAAAGTAACAGAAAGCGAATCTATTACCGAGTACGATAAGGTGTTTGACATGCAATTGAATTTTTTTGATGGTGAAGCTACTTTCTCTCAAAAAATAGAAGTTTTAGAAGATACCTTAAAAACAGTTTCTGTCGAAATAGCTTACCAAGCTTGCGATGATGAACGTTGCATTTACAAATTTAAAACCATAGATTTTAACCTTAACAATACTACACAAGGTACCGAAGAGAAAACAACTATTTCATCTAGTAAAACAGATACAGATAAAAGTGATTCAGAAGCAGAAACTATAGACGATACAGAAGAATCTAAAGGCTTACTAAAAATATTCTTTACGGCCTTTTTTCTAGGTTTTTTAGTGTTGCTCACACCATGTGTGTTCCCAATGATTCCTATGACGGTAAGCTTCTTTACCAAACAGAGTAAAAACAGAGCATCAGGTATTAAAAATGCGCTACTTTATGGGCTTTTTATTATTGTAATTTATACGCTTTTAGGTACAGCAGTTTCTGCCATGTTTGGTAGTAATGCCATGTATGAGTTTTCTACAGGGGTGACGTTTAATACCATAATGTTTTTTGCTTTAGTCATTTTTGCATTCTCATTTTTAGGTGCTTTCGAAATTATGCTACCTAATTCTTGGGTTAATAAAGTCGATCAAGGTGCAAACAAAGGCGGGATTTTAGGCATATTTTTTATGGCTTTAGCCTTAGCTGTAGTATCATTTTCGTGTACTTTTCCTATTGCAGGAACAGCTTTATTAGACGCCGCAACTAAAGGTGGTATTGCGCCTATTGTAAGTATGCTAGGGTTTTCTTCGGCAATTGCATTGCCATTTGCATTGTTTGCCTTTTTCCCAAGTTGGTTAAATTCTATGCCAAAATCGGGAGGTTGGTTAAACACGGTAAAAGTAGTATTAGGATTCTTAGAATTAGCTTTTGCATTCAAGTTCCTGTCTATGGTCGATTTGGTATTAGAATGGCACTTCTTAGAACGTGAAGTCTTTATTGCCATTTGGATAGCTATTTTTGGAACGTTAGGACTTTATCTTTTAGGAAAAATTAAATTACCTCACGATTCACCATTAAACCATATTTCGGTTGGCCGATTAAGTTTAGCCATCGTAACATTAGCTTTTACAGTATATATGATTCCTGGACTTTGGGGCGCACCACTTAAATTAATTAGCGGATTTCCACCACCAATGAGTACCAATAGCGAATCGCCTTATGGCGTTGGTTATATGAAAAAACAAGTGGGAACAACAGCGACATCGAAAGAAGTGCGCGAGTTACCAAAAGGCGCACATTTTGGGCCACATGATATTATAGCGTTTCACGATTACGATACTGGTTTAGCCTATGCCAAATCGGTGAATAAACCCGTTATGCTTGACTTTACAGGAATTACCTGCGTAAATTGTCGTAAAATGGAAGAGCAAGTGTGGATAAACGATCGCATATTCAAGTTGCTTAATAATGAGTTGGTGCTTATCTCGTTATATGTTGATGATAGAGAAAAATTACCAAAAGACGAACAATACGAATCAGAGTTTTCTGGAAATAAAATTAGAACTTACGGACAGAAGTGGTTGGAATTTCAACAGAAACGATATAATACAAATGCGCAGCCCTTATATGTTATTCAAGATATAAATGGTAGCGATTTAACAAAAACCGTAGGATATACACCAGATGCCAATGAGTATTTTGAATGGATGATGAGTGGTATAACCAAGTTTAAAGACAATTAATAAGAAACGTATAAAACATTAAAGCGGGATTTTTTCCCGCTTTTTTTATGAGAAATGTTTTAGTTTTACTAAAAGAACAAAAATGACATTACAAGGTAATATTGTTGATATTTTAAATAAAAGAATATTTAAAGGTGAAGTTACAATAGAAGGTGAAAAAATCACGTCTATTGTAGAAAAAGATCATCCTATTCAAAACTATATTTTGCCTGGATTTGTCGATGCGCATATTCATATAGAAAGTTCCATGTTAGTACCAAGTGAATTCGCTAAAATAGCAGTAAAACATGGCACAGTAGCAACGGTTTCCGATCCTCATGAAATAGCAAATGTTTTAGGTGTTAAAGGAGTTAAATTTATGATTGAAAATGGCAAACAAACACCGTTTAAATTCAATTTTGGCGCACCATCTTGTGTGCCAGCAACAGCTTTTGAAACTGCTGGGGCAATCATTGATTCAGAAGGTATTAAAACCTTACTGCAAAACCCCGATATTAAATATTTAGCCGAAATGATGAATTATCCAGGTGTGTTAAGTCGTGATTTAGAAGTCATGAAAAAAATAGCCTGGGCGAAACAATATAACAAACCTATTGATGGTCATGCGCCAGGAGTAACAGGCCAGGATTTGGATAGCTATATTTCTGCAGGAATTACGACAGATCATGAATGTTTCACTTACAATGAAGGTTTAGAGAAGCTTCAAAAAGGCATGAAAGTCATTATTAGAGAAGGAAGCGCAGCTAAAAACTTTGAAGCGTTGATAGATTTGCTACCAGACCATTTTGAAAACATGATGTTTTGTAGCGATGATAAACATCCAGACGATTTATTGTTAGGGCACATTAATCAACTTTGTAAACGTGCCGTAGCTAAAGGAGTAGATATTTTTAAAGTGCTTCAAGTAGCTTGTATAAATCCTGTAAAACATTATAATTTAGATGTTGGGTTACTAGAAAAAGGTGATCAAGCCGATGTAATAGTTGTAGAGGATTTAAAGGATTTTAAAGTGCTTGAAACATACATAAACGGTAACTGTGTTTTTAAAAATAGCACCTCGTTTGTAAAGCATGTTCCGTTTAAAACCTTAAATAAATTTGACACAGAAAAAAAGAAAATATTAGACTTTAAGATACCTTCAACAGGTTCAACAATAAATGTTATCCAAGCCTTTGATGGCGAGTTAATAACCAAAAGATTAGAAGCAAAAGCTCACATTGAAAATGGAAATATAATATCAAATACTTCAGAAGATATTTTAAAAATAACGGTTGTTAACAGATACAATAATACCAAACCTGCAGTAGCTTTTATAAAAGGATTTGGATTAAAAGAAGGTGCTATTGCAAGCTCTGTAGCACACGATTCGCACAATATAGTTGCCGTTGGTGTTAGTGACGAAGCTATTTGTAAAGCAGTTAATTTAACTATTGATAGTAAAGGAGGAATTTCTGTGGTATCTAATAAAAACAGTCACAGTATGCCATTACCAATGGCGGGAATTATGAGTGATCAAAATGCTGAGACCGTTGGTAATCAGTACGAAAAACTAGATAAACAAGCAAAAACCTTAGGAAGTAAACTAAAAGCACCTTTTATGTCCTTAAGTTTTATGGCATTGTTGGTTATTCCAGAGTTAAAATTGAGTGATAAAGGTTTGTTTGATGGTGTAAGTTTTAATTTTTTGCCTTTAGAAAACCATTAACATTTTTTTGACTTTTATTGAATATATTTAGCCTCTCTAAAAACTAACAACAGTCATGAAAAAAATACTTGTGTTATTATGCTTTAGCATAACATTAATTGCTTGTAAAAAAACAACAAAAAAAAGTAGTGAACATACTGATTTATCTTATGTAGAGCAGCATTACACAAAAAAAGAAGTTAGTATAGAAATGCGTGATGGTATAAAATTGCACACCACAATTTATTCCCCTAAAGATACCACACAAACATACCCAATGTTGTTAAAGCGTACGCCATATAGTTGCCGACCTTATGGTGAAAACGAATTCCCTACTAAAATAGGCCCTAACAAATATTTAATGGAAGAAGGTAATATTATGGTATATCAAGATGTGCGTGGTCGTTGGAATAGTGAAGGCGTTTACGATAATATGCGTGCTTATATTCCCAATAAAACAGAAAATCAAGTAGATGAATCTAGCGATACTTATGACACCATTGATTGGTTGGTAAATAACGTGCCAAATAATAATGGAAAAGTAGGAACTTACGGTATTTCGTATCCAGGATTTTACACAACATATTCATTGTTAGACGCACATCCAGCCTTAAAAGCAGCTTCTCCACAAGCTTGTATTGGCGATTTCTTTTTTGATGATTTTTACCATAATGGTGCCTACTTATTAAGCTATTGGAGAGCGACATCGGTATTTGGTTATATGAAAGACCAACCAACAACCAAAGCGTGGTACGAGTTTCCAGACATAGGTACAGAAGATCAATATCAATTCTTTTTAGATGCAGGTCCGTTAAGTAATTTAAATAGTTACTACGGTCAGGATAATGTGTTTTGGGAACAATTAAAAGAACATAATACCTACGACGAATTTTGGCAAAAACGAGGTATTATTCAGCATTTAAAAAATATACAACCGGCAACTATGGTTGTTGGTGGCTTATTTGATGCCGAAGATTTATATGGTCCATTTAATACCTATAAAAGTATTGAAAAGCATAGTAAAAACAATTACAATACAATTGTTTTTGGACCTTGGAGTCATGGTGATTGGGCAAGATCAAATGATAGACAAATTATAGGAAACATGCATTTTGGTGATAGTATTTCAGATTATTTTCAAAAAAATATAGAAACCAAGTTTTTTAATCATTTCCTTAAAGGTGAAGCCAATGGAAAAACAGCATTACCAGAAGCTCATATGTTTAATACAGGAACCAAAAAATGGGCGTCTTTTAACGCATGGCCACCAGAAAGCACTAGTAAAATGAGTTTCTTTTTGCAAACAGATGAAAAGCTAACTCAAGAAGCAAGTAAAGAGAATAGAGCATCTGAATTTATTAGTAATCCAAAGAAACCTGTGCCTTATTCAGAAGATATTAAAGTGGTGTTTACACCACGAAAATTTATGACAGACGACCAGCGTTTTTCCGCTAGACGACCAGATGTTTTAGTATTTGAAACCGAACCTTTAAAAGGAGACATTACGATGGCTGGAGATATTTTAGCAAAGCTAAAAGTAGCGACTACGGGAACTGCCGCCGATTGGATTGTAAAGGTTATAGATGTTTTTCCTAACGATACCGAAAACACAGACGATGTTCAAGACCATTTAAAATTAAGCAATTACCATATGATGGTTAGAAGTGAAGTTATGCGTGGAAGGTTTAGAAACAGTATGTCTGCTCCAGAGCCTTTTAAACCAAACGAAAAAACCAATGTAAATATAAAGCTGCAAGATATTTTTCATACCTTTAAAAAAGGGCATAAAATACAAATACAGGTTCAAAGTACGTTTTTCCCTTATATCGATATTAATCCGCAAACTTATGTAGATAATATTTTTGAAGCTAAAGAAACCGATTTTAAAGCGCAAACGCATAAGGTATTTAACGATTCTTCGATAGAATTTACAGTTTTAAGATAAGATATAAATGAAACGATTCTTTTTAAGTTGTGTCTTTTTTTATTGTGGATTTGCATTTTCGCAAATAAATACAATAGAGCAAACATCGGACTCATTACCAAGTCAACAAACAACTTGGGAAAAAATAAAATACGATGGCGTATCGGCTTTTAAAGGTATCACGCACGTGTATTCAAAACCATTTCATTGGGAAGGCGACGATTGGCTAACTGCAGGAGCCATTATCGCTGGCGAAGCGCTGTTTTATTCTGTCGATACAGATTTAGATACTTATTTTGGAAATCAAGGTAAAGATATACCAGATGGAATAAAAGAATTTGGTTGGTATTTAGGAAAACCACAATACAACTACTTAATTATAGGAGGTATCTATGCTGGAGGCCTATTAACTAAAAATGAAAAAGTAAGACGAACAGGCGTTTTAATGATTTCTTCGGCTACAGCGACAGGCGTTTTCCAAACGGTTATGAAAACTGTTGTAGGCCGTGCAAGACCAGGTGCAGGTTTAGGAAAACACGATTTTGAAATGTTTAGTAGTAAAGCAAGTCACCATTCATTTCCATCGGGTCATGCCATGTTAAGTATGACGTTAGCACATTCTCTTGCCAAACAGTTTGATAATATTTGGTTAAAAGCAGGTATTTATGCTGTAGGATCTATAACACCGTTATCAAGAATGTGGGATCGTGCACATTGGGCTACCGATGTTGTTTTTGGTACAGTAATAAGTATTCTAACAGTTGATAGTATAGATAATTATTTAAACAAAGCTAACCGCTATCCAGAAGCTACAAAAAATAAAATTTCTTGGCGCTTTAAAGCAGGGTACAATACTTTTGGCGTTGTAGGTACATTCTAGATTATTTAATTTTTTTTCCTACATTTAAAGAGCAAACAAGTCTTTTTATGCTCAAAAAAGTTTTTGGAAGTGCCGTTTTTGGTGTTGAAGCAACAACGATAACTGTAGAAGTTAATGTTGATTCTGGTATAGGCTATCACTTAGTAGGTTTACCAGATAATGCCATAAAAGAAAGCAATTACCGTATTGCGGCAGCACTTCAAAATAATGGGTATAAAATTCCAGGGAAGAAAATCATCATTAATATGTCACCTGCCGATTTACGTAAAGAAGGCAGTGCTTACGATGTTACATTGGCTATAGGTATTTTAGCTGCTTCAAAACAAATAAAAGCTGACCATTTAGAAGAATATTTAATCATGGGCGAGCTATCTCTTGATGGTGACTTGCAACCCATAAAAGGCGCCTTACCCATAGCTGTTAAAGCCAGAGAAGAAGGCTTTAAAAATTTTATTTTGCCAAGTCAGAATGCTAAAGAAGCAGCAATAGTTAATGATTTAAATGTGTTTGGTGTAGATAACATTAAACAAGTTATTAATCATTTTGATAAAGGCGATGTATTAGAGCAAACGATTATTGATACACGGCAAGAGTTCTATAAAAATTTAGATTTTCCAGAGTTCGATTTTGCCGATGTTAAAGGGCAAGAATCTATTAAAAGATGTATGGAAATTGCAGCTGCTGGTGGCCATAATATTATTTTAATTGGTCCGCCAGGAGCAGGAAAAACCATGTTGGCAAAGCGGTTACCTAGTATTTTGCCACCCATGACGCTATATGAAGCTTTAGAAACCACAAAAATACATTCGGTTGTTGGTAGAGTAAAAGCACATACCGGATTAATGGCGCAGCGCCCATTTCGAAGTCCGCATCATACCATAAGCGATGTCGCCTTAGTTGGTGGTGGGACTTATCCACAACCAGGCGAAATTTCATTAGCACATAATGGTGTATTGTTTTTAGATGAATTACCTGAGTTTAAACGAACCGTTTTAGAAGTTATGCGACAACCATTAGAGGATAGAGAAGTTACCATTTCCAGAGCAAGGTTTACAGTGACGTATCCATCATCTTTTATGTTAGTAGCTAGTATGAATCCTAGTCCAAGTGGTTATTTTAATGACCCTAATGCTCCTGTAACGTCTTCTCCTGCTGAGATGCAACGTTATTTAAGTAAAATATCAGGGCCTTTGTTGGATAGAATTGATATTCATATAGAAGTTACACCGGTTCCTTTTGATAAGCTTTCAGATGATAGAAAAGGTGAGTCTTCGGTAACTATACGAAAACGTGTTACGCTAGCAAGAGATCTTCAAACACTACGCTTTAAAGATATTGATAGTATACACTACAATGCACAAATGAATACAAAGCAAATACGACAGTATTGCGCATTAGATATACCTTCTAAAGAACTTTTAAAAACAGCTATGGAACGTTTAAACCTTTCAGCTAGAGCTTATGATAGAATTTTAAAAGTAGCAAGAACCATTGCTGATTTAGAAGAATCACCTGTTATTCAAGGACAACATATTACAGAAGCTATTCAATATAGAAGTTTAGACCGAGAAGGTTGGCTAGGCTAGTGTAAAATATATTGTAATATTTTTCTTATTAAGCTGTTCATATTCTAACTTTTTAATACATTTAAAACCGTTATTAATCAATTCTAACACATTATGAAAAAACTTGCTTTACTTATTTTAGGAGTTCTGTTAGGGATGTTATTATGTTATTTATATTTAAAACCAGATAATATGGCAGAAGAACCAGAAATTATTAAACCAAAAGGTGTTATTACATCAAAAGAAGCGAAAACTTTAGATGCTGCTTTTAACTCTAGACATGACTTAATTAGTGATTCTATTGTAAAGCGACCAGATAATCGCTCTAGCTGGTATTCGCTAGAAGATATGCGTAACTATTTAGATTATGCCGAAAACCAAGCTAAAGAATTAGGCTATACAATGGATGGTGTGCGTATTTATTTAGGTGCTCATGCTAACGAAGGCGACCAAGTAGGGTATACCACCATGTTTTTAATTCCTACAGGAACTAAAAATCTAGAAGAGGGAAGTAGTTCTCCTTTACCTACATTAAAAGGAAGTGGTGATATCTCCGAAGGTGATGGGTTGAATAATGGAGTAGATGGAGAACCGCCAAGTGCTAACTACCCACAATAATTTTCTTTGGAAGAATTTTTAAGACAGAATTATGTTTTATTAGTGCGGTCAGTAGAAATGCTGGCCGCTATCATTGGTGTGTTTTGCCTAAAAAAATATAAACATACTACAGCCAAGTACTTTATTTATATAGTAATTTATTGGGTGTTAGTAGACCGTTTAGGTGGCTATGTGATTGATATTAATAATTATAAGTGGCTTCATTTTATAAAACCTAAAATAGAAGGTACCTGGTTTGAAAAAAACCAC carries:
- a CDS encoding CocE/NonD family hydrolase; this encodes MKKILVLLCFSITLIACKKTTKKSSEHTDLSYVEQHYTKKEVSIEMRDGIKLHTTIYSPKDTTQTYPMLLKRTPYSCRPYGENEFPTKIGPNKYLMEEGNIMVYQDVRGRWNSEGVYDNMRAYIPNKTENQVDESSDTYDTIDWLVNNVPNNNGKVGTYGISYPGFYTTYSLLDAHPALKAASPQACIGDFFFDDFYHNGAYLLSYWRATSVFGYMKDQPTTKAWYEFPDIGTEDQYQFFLDAGPLSNLNSYYGQDNVFWEQLKEHNTYDEFWQKRGIIQHLKNIQPATMVVGGLFDAEDLYGPFNTYKSIEKHSKNNYNTIVFGPWSHGDWARSNDRQIIGNMHFGDSISDYFQKNIETKFFNHFLKGEANGKTALPEAHMFNTGTKKWASFNAWPPESTSKMSFFLQTDEKLTQEASKENRASEFISNPKKPVPYSEDIKVVFTPRKFMTDDQRFSARRPDVLVFETEPLKGDITMAGDILAKLKVATTGTAADWIVKVIDVFPNDTENTDDVQDHLKLSNYHMMVRSEVMRGRFRNSMSAPEPFKPNEKTNVNIKLQDIFHTFKKGHKIQIQVQSTFFPYIDINPQTYVDNIFEAKETDFKAQTHKVFNDSSIEFTVLR
- a CDS encoding YifB family Mg chelatase-like AAA ATPase; the protein is MLKKVFGSAVFGVEATTITVEVNVDSGIGYHLVGLPDNAIKESNYRIAAALQNNGYKIPGKKIIINMSPADLRKEGSAYDVTLAIGILAASKQIKADHLEEYLIMGELSLDGDLQPIKGALPIAVKAREEGFKNFILPSQNAKEAAIVNDLNVFGVDNIKQVINHFDKGDVLEQTIIDTRQEFYKNLDFPEFDFADVKGQESIKRCMEIAAAGGHNIILIGPPGAGKTMLAKRLPSILPPMTLYEALETTKIHSVVGRVKAHTGLMAQRPFRSPHHTISDVALVGGGTYPQPGEISLAHNGVLFLDELPEFKRTVLEVMRQPLEDREVTISRARFTVTYPSSFMLVASMNPSPSGYFNDPNAPVTSSPAEMQRYLSKISGPLLDRIDIHIEVTPVPFDKLSDDRKGESSVTIRKRVTLARDLQTLRFKDIDSIHYNAQMNTKQIRQYCALDIPSKELLKTAMERLNLSARAYDRILKVARTIADLEESPVIQGQHITEAIQYRSLDREGWLG
- a CDS encoding cytochrome c biogenesis protein CcdA, which codes for MKSFLATLILTFVTFFNVQSQILEPVTWTHEVKKTSESAYELIFKADIEDHWHLYSQHLPEDGPLPTEFLFDSTQVDKSFKLIGKVTESESITEYDKVFDMQLNFFDGEATFSQKIEVLEDTLKTVSVEIAYQACDDERCIYKFKTIDFNLNNTTQGTEEKTTISSSKTDTDKSDSEAETIDDTEESKGLLKIFFTAFFLGFLVLLTPCVFPMIPMTVSFFTKQSKNRASGIKNALLYGLFIIVIYTLLGTAVSAMFGSNAMYEFSTGVTFNTIMFFALVIFAFSFLGAFEIMLPNSWVNKVDQGANKGGILGIFFMALALAVVSFSCTFPIAGTALLDAATKGGIAPIVSMLGFSSAIALPFALFAFFPSWLNSMPKSGGWLNTVKVVLGFLELAFAFKFLSMVDLVLEWHFLEREVFIAIWIAIFGTLGLYLLGKIKLPHDSPLNHISVGRLSLAIVTLAFTVYMIPGLWGAPLKLISGFPPPMSTNSESPYGVGYMKKQVGTTATSKEVRELPKGAHFGPHDIIAFHDYDTGLAYAKSVNKPVMLDFTGITCVNCRKMEEQVWINDRIFKLLNNELVLISLYVDDREKLPKDEQYESEFSGNKIRTYGQKWLEFQQKRYNTNAQPLYVIQDINGSDLTKTVGYTPDANEYFEWMMSGITKFKDN
- the ade gene encoding adenine deaminase; the protein is MTLQGNIVDILNKRIFKGEVTIEGEKITSIVEKDHPIQNYILPGFVDAHIHIESSMLVPSEFAKIAVKHGTVATVSDPHEIANVLGVKGVKFMIENGKQTPFKFNFGAPSCVPATAFETAGAIIDSEGIKTLLQNPDIKYLAEMMNYPGVLSRDLEVMKKIAWAKQYNKPIDGHAPGVTGQDLDSYISAGITTDHECFTYNEGLEKLQKGMKVIIREGSAAKNFEALIDLLPDHFENMMFCSDDKHPDDLLLGHINQLCKRAVAKGVDIFKVLQVACINPVKHYNLDVGLLEKGDQADVIVVEDLKDFKVLETYINGNCVFKNSTSFVKHVPFKTLNKFDTEKKKILDFKIPSTGSTINVIQAFDGELITKRLEAKAHIENGNIISNTSEDILKITVVNRYNNTKPAVAFIKGFGLKEGAIASSVAHDSHNIVAVGVSDEAICKAVNLTIDSKGGISVVSNKNSHSMPLPMAGIMSDQNAETVGNQYEKLDKQAKTLGSKLKAPFMSLSFMALLVIPELKLSDKGLFDGVSFNFLPLENH
- the tilS gene encoding tRNA lysidine(34) synthetase TilS; the protein is MIKALQEHLTKTLPFLKDSNLLIAISGGIDSVVLTHALHALKYSISLAHCNFNLRGEESDNDEKFVVDLAENLEIEAFIQNFDTTSYAQNHKLSTQMAARELRYHWFQELTKQLEFDYVLTAHHADDDLETFLINLSRGTGIEGLSGIPEINDYVVRPLLPFSRAQIEAYAKEYKLSWREDSSNASTKYLRNSLRHEVIPKLKALNPTFLQNFQKTQHYLQESETIIQDRVDAVYNAVVDKVSEETIYFNIEKIQALSSPKAYLYQILSPYGFSEWNDVINLLTAQSGKQVLSENYTLLKDRDYLILSKNSNLSNEKLKLQIKEGQNNMITPLGKLSFQEVEHITKTTANIIYIDKDLLKYPLCVRQWQKGDYFYPFGMRGKKKVSKYLKDEKVSLLEKERILVLCSGNDIVWIIGYRADNRYKVTQQTKQVIKIQLQ
- a CDS encoding phosphatase PAP2 family protein; the protein is MKRFFLSCVFFYCGFAFSQINTIEQTSDSLPSQQTTWEKIKYDGVSAFKGITHVYSKPFHWEGDDWLTAGAIIAGEALFYSVDTDLDTYFGNQGKDIPDGIKEFGWYLGKPQYNYLIIGGIYAGGLLTKNEKVRRTGVLMISSATATGVFQTVMKTVVGRARPGAGLGKHDFEMFSSKASHHSFPSGHAMLSMTLAHSLAKQFDNIWLKAGIYAVGSITPLSRMWDRAHWATDVVFGTVISILTVDSIDNYLNKANRYPEATKNKISWRFKAGYNTFGVVGTF